The following are encoded together in the Rubidibacter lacunae KORDI 51-2 genome:
- a CDS encoding glucose-1-phosphate thymidylyltransferase — MKALILSGGKGTRLRPLTYTGAKQLVPVANKPILWYGIEALVAAGITDIGIVISPESGDEVRAKTGDGKRFGAQITYIRQDSPDGLAHAVKVAQPFLGDSPFVMYLGDNLIQGDLAALLNDFKTRTLAATILLCPVPNPTAFGVAEVGADGRVLRLVEKPKVPPSNLALVGIYFFSAVIHDAIADISPSARGELEITDAIQWLIDRQACVEACQLRGWWLDTGKKDDLLEANRVILDTRLQTAILGEVDAQSKATGRVRLGEGSRLINCTVRGPAIVGANCHLENCFIGPYTSIADDVRLVDADIEHSVILAGASVEGVSGRIVDSLIGQRASLTTAPRRPKAMRLMIGDDSKIELI, encoded by the coding sequence ATGAAAGCGCTCATTCTGTCTGGCGGCAAAGGAACGCGTCTGCGTCCTCTGACCTACACGGGAGCCAAGCAGCTCGTGCCAGTCGCGAACAAACCGATCCTGTGGTACGGCATCGAGGCGCTCGTGGCAGCGGGGATTACCGATATTGGTATTGTCATCAGCCCCGAAAGTGGTGACGAAGTAAGGGCGAAGACCGGAGACGGCAAGCGCTTTGGCGCACAAATTACTTACATCCGTCAAGATAGCCCGGACGGACTCGCCCATGCCGTCAAGGTGGCGCAGCCGTTTTTGGGCGACTCGCCGTTCGTGATGTACCTCGGCGACAACCTGATTCAAGGCGACCTCGCTGCACTGCTGAACGACTTCAAAACCCGTACTCTAGCAGCGACCATTTTGCTATGTCCGGTCCCGAATCCGACTGCATTTGGCGTTGCCGAGGTAGGTGCGGACGGGCGCGTGCTGCGGTTGGTGGAAAAGCCGAAGGTGCCGCCCTCGAATCTGGCGTTAGTGGGTATCTATTTCTTTTCAGCAGTCATCCACGACGCGATCGCGGACATTTCGCCTTCAGCACGCGGCGAGCTAGAAATTACCGACGCCATTCAGTGGCTGATCGACCGCCAAGCCTGCGTGGAAGCCTGTCAGCTACGAGGCTGGTGGCTCGATACGGGCAAGAAAGACGATTTGCTGGAAGCCAATCGCGTCATCCTCGATACGCGCCTGCAAACCGCAATTCTCGGCGAGGTGGACGCGCAATCCAAGGCAACCGGTCGAGTTCGGCTCGGGGAGGGCTCGCGGCTCATTAACTGCACGGTTCGCGGTCCGGCCATCGTGGGCGCGAACTGCCATCTCGAAAATTGTTTCATCGGTCCCTACACCAGCATTGCCGACGACGTTCGGCTGGTGGATGCGGATATCGAGCACAGCGTCATTTTGGCGGGTGCGAGTGTTGAAGGCGTCTCCGGCCGCATTGTCGATAGCTTGATCGGCCAGCGCGCGTCTCTGACAACCGCCCCCCGTCGTCCGAAGGCGATGCGGCTCATGATCGGTGACGACTCGAAGATCGAGTTGATCTAG
- a CDS encoding GerMN domain-containing protein: protein MSKRRKGRFSAGVMAGIVVGLLGAGGFAGWWAWQTLVMSKPPWTPGSIEQPDAAVPVSGASSVYWLRPTDTSFELVARSLPLPAVDTAPQEQLKTAFSELLDGPGSSDYASTIPEGTKLRDLSVRADGIYIDLTEEFQFGGGSASMQGRLAQVLYTATSLDPNAKVYLRIEGEPVEYLGGEGIAVEQPLTRKVFARNHPL, encoded by the coding sequence GTGAGCAAGCGGCGAAAAGGGCGGTTTTCGGCCGGAGTTATGGCAGGTATCGTGGTCGGGCTGCTGGGGGCGGGCGGCTTTGCCGGCTGGTGGGCTTGGCAGACGTTAGTCATGTCCAAGCCGCCTTGGACGCCCGGCTCTATCGAGCAACCGGACGCAGCTGTCCCTGTTTCAGGGGCATCCAGCGTATATTGGCTGCGACCGACGGACACGAGCTTTGAGTTGGTCGCGCGATCGCTCCCGCTACCGGCAGTCGATACAGCACCGCAAGAGCAGCTGAAAACAGCATTTAGCGAGCTCTTGGACGGGCCGGGCAGCTCGGATTATGCCTCAACAATTCCTGAAGGAACGAAGCTTCGCGACTTGAGCGTGCGTGCAGATGGGATCTACATCGACCTCACCGAAGAATTCCAGTTTGGCGGCGGGAGCGCATCGATGCAAGGTCGCTTAGCACAGGTTCTCTACACGGCTACGAGCCTCGATCCAAATGCTAAAGTTTACTTGCGCATTGAGGGAGAGCCAGTTGAATATCTTGGGGGTGAAGGTATTGCCGTCGAACAACCGCTAACGCGTAAGGTATTTGCCAGAAACCACCCACTGTAG
- a CDS encoding DUF1997 domain-containing protein: MKTTRFAAVESVELTITNEQVPICHYLRQPQRLVRAIANPKLIQVLGRERFQLRLRPVDFLDLYHFQPMAILSVTAGTDGTVWVRSEESKIVGNDYINNRFALQLRGKLVPGTAESKTVLRGRAELIVDVELPPPLWLMPRGLVETTGNGLLKSVLQRIKQRILTQLVRDYCEWTRDPEMGATKSTAPHPQTT, encoded by the coding sequence ATGAAAACGACCCGGTTTGCTGCAGTCGAATCCGTCGAGCTAACCATCACCAACGAGCAGGTGCCGATCTGTCACTACCTGCGTCAACCGCAGCGCCTGGTCCGGGCGATCGCGAACCCGAAGCTCATACAGGTGTTGGGGCGAGAGCGGTTCCAGTTGCGGTTGCGTCCGGTCGATTTTCTCGACCTCTATCACTTTCAGCCGATGGCAATTCTGAGCGTAACCGCAGGAACAGATGGAACGGTGTGGGTACGCTCGGAGGAATCGAAGATCGTCGGTAACGACTACATCAACAATCGCTTTGCGCTGCAATTGCGCGGCAAACTAGTGCCAGGGACAGCGGAGAGCAAAACGGTCTTACGCGGGCGCGCGGAGTTGATCGTGGATGTGGAGCTACCGCCGCCGCTGTGGTTGATGCCGCGCGGACTAGTGGAGACAACAGGCAACGGATTGCTCAAGAGCGTGCTGCAGCGAATTAAGCAGCGAATCTTGACGCAGCTGGTGCGCGACTATTGCGAGTGGACGCGCGACCCCGAGATGGGGGCAACCAAGTCGACAGCACCGCATCCGCAGACAACGTAG
- the hisS gene encoding histidine--tRNA ligase, whose protein sequence is MGAIQALRGTRDILPEEVAYWQRVEAIARGVLDRAAYREVRSPLFEQTELFARGIGEATDVVGKEMYTFRDRGDRSVTLRPEGTAGIARAFIEHGLHARGTQRLWYGGAMFRYERPQAGRQRQFHQLGLELIGCAAPRADVETIAIATDILRALGLQRLRLQLNSVGDAADRQRYRRALIEYLTPYKADLDADSQGRLERNPLRILDSKDERTRAIVADAPSILDALGSESQAHFTAVQQQLSDLGIDFALDPCLVRGLDYYTHTAFEIQSDDLGAQATVCGGGRYNGLIEQLGGPVTPAVGWAIGIERLVLLLQELTPPPAIAPDLYVVSRGDRAEAQALVLAQKLRHAGFAVELDLSGSGFAKQFKRADRSGAIGCLVLGEEEAATDTLKLKWLPVQEQTTLPQAQLLATTAELHARLNSLRHQ, encoded by the coding sequence ATGGGGGCGATTCAGGCTCTGCGAGGCACGCGGGATATTTTGCCCGAAGAAGTGGCGTACTGGCAGCGGGTGGAAGCAATCGCGCGGGGGGTTCTCGATCGAGCGGCATACCGGGAGGTGCGATCGCCACTGTTCGAGCAAACCGAACTGTTCGCACGTGGCATCGGCGAAGCCACTGACGTGGTCGGCAAAGAAATGTACACCTTTCGCGATCGCGGCGATCGATCGGTGACCCTGCGCCCCGAAGGCACGGCCGGCATCGCCCGCGCCTTCATCGAGCACGGATTGCACGCTCGGGGCACGCAGCGGCTGTGGTACGGCGGTGCAATGTTTCGCTACGAACGCCCGCAAGCCGGGCGCCAGCGCCAGTTCCACCAACTCGGACTCGAGCTCATCGGCTGCGCTGCACCCCGTGCCGATGTCGAGACGATCGCGATCGCCACCGATATCCTCCGAGCCCTCGGTTTGCAGCGCCTGCGCCTGCAGCTCAACTCCGTCGGCGATGCTGCAGACCGGCAGCGCTACCGCAGAGCCTTGATCGAGTACCTGACGCCTTACAAAGCCGACCTCGACGCCGACTCGCAAGGTCGCCTAGAGCGCAACCCGCTGCGGATTCTCGACAGCAAGGACGAGCGCACGCGCGCGATCGTGGCCGATGCGCCCAGCATTCTCGACGCGCTTGGTTCGGAGTCCCAGGCGCACTTTACGGCCGTGCAACAGCAATTGAGCGACCTCGGCATCGACTTCGCGCTCGACCCCTGCTTGGTCCGCGGATTGGACTATTACACCCACACCGCTTTCGAAATCCAATCCGACGACCTCGGCGCGCAGGCAACCGTGTGCGGCGGCGGTCGCTACAACGGACTGATCGAACAACTGGGCGGACCTGTTACCCCAGCCGTTGGGTGGGCAATCGGGATCGAGCGTTTGGTTTTGCTCTTACAAGAGCTAACTCCCCCACCCGCGATCGCCCCCGATCTCTACGTGGTCTCGCGCGGCGACCGCGCTGAAGCTCAAGCGTTAGTGCTAGCGCAGAAGCTCCGTCATGCGGGCTTTGCCGTGGAACTCGACCTTAGCGGCAGTGGCTTTGCCAAGCAGTTCAAGCGCGCGGATCGTAGCGGAGCGATCGGTTGTTTGGTGCTCGGAGAGGAAGAAGCTGCCACCGATACCCTCAAGCTCAAGTGGTTGCCCGTCCAGGAACAAACCACCCTCCCCCAGGCGCAACTTCTCGCAACAACTGCGGAACTGCATGCGCGCCTGAATAGTCTGCGCCACCAATAG
- the pyrF gene encoding orotidine-5'-phosphate decarboxylase, which translates to MPAADRLIVPLDVPTLDAAMGWVERLPDVTFWKVGLELFVGAGPRVLTELRQRQKQIFLDLKLHDIPNTVAGACRAVDAVELMTVHAAGGMQMLQAAVAAFGDRGDRPRLLAVSVLTSLDARALAFELRVPLELPDYALQMALLARDAGIDGAVCSPREVAQLREVCGKDFLLVCPGVRPRGSNIGDQRRVMTPAEAIRAGADYLVIGRPIVAAPDPVAAWQQVCAEVDAAL; encoded by the coding sequence GTGCCTGCTGCCGACCGTCTCATCGTGCCCCTTGACGTTCCGACCCTCGACGCGGCGATGGGCTGGGTCGAGCGCTTGCCGGATGTAACGTTTTGGAAGGTAGGGCTGGAGCTGTTTGTCGGTGCGGGTCCGCGCGTGCTAACTGAGTTGCGACAGCGACAAAAGCAGATTTTCCTCGACCTCAAACTGCACGATATTCCTAATACGGTGGCAGGGGCCTGTCGCGCAGTCGACGCGGTCGAGCTCATGACCGTGCATGCGGCAGGCGGCATGCAGATGTTGCAGGCAGCAGTGGCAGCTTTCGGGGATCGCGGCGATCGCCCGCGGCTGCTGGCAGTATCCGTGCTGACGAGTCTGGACGCGCGCGCACTAGCCTTTGAATTGCGGGTGCCGCTGGAGCTACCAGACTACGCACTGCAGATGGCTTTGCTGGCGAGAGATGCAGGCATTGACGGTGCCGTATGTTCGCCGCGCGAAGTCGCACAGTTGCGCGAGGTTTGCGGGAAGGATTTTTTACTCGTTTGTCCGGGCGTTCGGCCGCGCGGCAGTAACATCGGCGACCAACGACGCGTAATGACTCCTGCCGAGGCGATTCGCGCAGGGGCAGACTATCTGGTGATCGGGCGGCCGATCGTGGCTGCGCCCGATCCGGTAGCGGCGTGGCAGCAAGTTTGTGCGGAGGTGGACGCCGCACTATGA
- the cbiT gene encoding precorrin-6Y C5,15-methyltransferase subunit CbiT yields the protein MLWPYSTPGIPDDLFERLPGIPLTKREVRLLMLSYLRMEASSVLWDVGAGTGTISVELGLLCPEGKIVAVERDEEVAALIRRNCDRFGVVNVKVLEGSAPECLESIDDRPDRVCIEGGRQVREILKAAWSFLPHRGRVVATASNLENLYALSATLAELQARNIEVVQSALNRLEKRGVYQTFAAVDPIFILSGEKL from the coding sequence TTGCTCTGGCCCTACTCAACACCTGGTATTCCCGACGATTTATTCGAGCGCCTGCCCGGAATCCCACTTACCAAGCGTGAAGTGCGGCTGCTCATGTTGTCATATTTGCGGATGGAGGCGTCGTCAGTACTTTGGGACGTGGGAGCCGGAACGGGCACTATTTCCGTCGAGCTGGGATTGCTCTGTCCTGAAGGCAAGATCGTCGCTGTCGAGCGCGATGAAGAAGTTGCCGCGCTGATCCGCCGCAACTGCGATCGCTTTGGGGTTGTCAACGTTAAGGTGCTGGAGGGTAGCGCTCCCGAGTGCTTGGAGTCGATTGACGATCGCCCCGACCGCGTCTGCATCGAGGGCGGCCGTCAGGTTCGAGAAATCCTCAAAGCAGCTTGGTCGTTCTTGCCCCATCGCGGGCGCGTGGTGGCCACCGCCAGCAATCTAGAGAACTTATACGCCCTGTCGGCAACCCTCGCCGAACTGCAGGCCCGCAACATTGAAGTCGTGCAGTCGGCACTTAACCGCCTGGAGAAACGCGGCGTATACCAGACCTTTGCTGCCGTCGATCCGATCTTTATCCTCAGCGGCGAAAAACTCTAG
- a CDS encoding helix-turn-helix domain-containing protein — MPGKLHIDIAESAEELRSLLLSTSNARVKEKLQALYWLKSGHASQATQVASLLGRTRVTVSRWLRDYRGGGLSALTEPKPRSGRPPAISGDALAQLQQELQNERGFSSYVEVQTWLADVWDLKLPYSTVHDTVRYRLGAKLKSSRPVDVK; from the coding sequence ATGCCTGGAAAGCTCCACATCGATATCGCTGAGTCCGCTGAAGAACTGCGCTCCCTCCTCCTCTCCACCTCCAATGCCCGAGTCAAGGAAAAGCTGCAGGCTCTCTACTGGCTCAAGTCCGGGCATGCTTCCCAAGCAACCCAGGTTGCCAGCCTCCTCGGACGCACCCGCGTCACCGTCTCGCGCTGGCTCAGGGACTATCGTGGCGGCGGCTTGAGCGCCCTCACCGAGCCCAAGCCGCGCTCCGGTCGCCCGCCAGCGATCTCAGGCGATGCCCTCGCCCAATTGCAGCAAGAGCTCCAGAACGAGCGCGGCTTCTCCAGTTATGTGGAAGTTCAGACCTGGCTCGCAGACGTCTGGGACCTAAAGCTGCCCTACTCTACCGTCCACGACACCGTGCGCTACCGCCTGGGAGCGAAGCTGAAGTCGTCTCGTCCCGTCGACGTCAAATAA
- the pheA gene encoding prephenate dehydratase, giving the protein MMVAIAYLGPPGTYAEIAALTYQSWLADVRHCTAILKPYPSIAQSLQAVADSKVDCAVVPVENSTEGSVTVTLDMLWQLDRLQIQHAIVLPIAHALLSYSTSLSDVRVVYSHPQALAQCQHWLEISLPQARLIPTASTIEAVSHLRDDSSSSAISSVRAAELHELPILARGINDYPDNCTRFWAVSRAPSRTGRLLSLAFITPDRPGSLVAPLAVFAERGLNLTRIESRPTKRSLGEYLFFVDLEGDMQDTSVRAALNALPVHTEVLKIFGNYDLLPTGSTRYTCSIQTC; this is encoded by the coding sequence ATTATGGTCGCGATCGCTTACCTCGGACCGCCCGGCACCTATGCCGAAATAGCGGCCCTGACCTACCAAAGCTGGTTGGCTGACGTCCGCCACTGCACGGCAATCCTAAAGCCTTATCCGAGCATTGCGCAGTCGCTACAGGCAGTAGCTGACAGTAAGGTCGATTGCGCGGTCGTCCCAGTCGAGAACTCCACCGAAGGCAGTGTCACCGTCACGCTCGACATGCTCTGGCAGCTCGATAGATTGCAAATTCAGCACGCGATCGTGTTGCCTATTGCCCACGCCCTGCTCTCGTACAGCACCTCCCTGTCCGACGTCCGCGTCGTCTACTCGCACCCTCAAGCCCTCGCCCAATGCCAGCACTGGCTGGAAATATCTTTACCTCAGGCGCGCTTAATCCCGACGGCTTCCACCATCGAAGCCGTCAGTCACTTGCGCGATGACTCGAGCTCTAGCGCGATCTCCTCTGTCCGCGCTGCCGAGCTCCACGAGCTGCCCATTCTCGCCCGAGGTATCAATGACTATCCCGACAATTGCACTCGGTTCTGGGCCGTGTCGCGCGCGCCAAGCCGAACGGGCAGGCTCCTATCGCTTGCATTCATCACACCCGATCGCCCGGGTTCTTTAGTCGCACCGCTTGCCGTTTTTGCAGAGCGCGGTCTCAACCTCACCCGCATCGAGTCGCGCCCGACCAAACGATCCCTGGGCGAATACCTCTTCTTCGTCGATCTCGAAGGTGATATGCAGGATACAAGCGTCCGCGCCGCGCTCAACGCATTGCCGGTCCATACGGAAGTGCTCAAAATCTTCGGCAACTACGATTTGCTGCCAACCGGATCGACGCGATATACCTGCTCTATCCAGACCTGCTAG
- a CDS encoding phosphatidate cytidylyltransferase, with the protein MPWTRLISGAIAIAVATGMIVGGGWFFTLGFCAIVVLGEIEFFRLARAKGINPAAKTTLALSIGMLLVTTIFPPLADAMFPLAGTGICFYLLFQPKPATIADISTSLLGLFYGGYLPCYWVRLRVGLDGGYGAGYMAREMGELSGGLPADWSDLGTFSAGLTVTLLAFSCIWAADIGAYAMGKLFGRTKLSIVSPKKTVEGAVFGILGSMTMAVFWARSLDWPLWWLSGLLLGTTIGITSLLGDLTESTIKRDAGVKDSGQLIPGHGGILDRTDSYVFTAPIVYYCVTLLLPLLA; encoded by the coding sequence ATGCCTTGGACTCGACTGATTAGCGGCGCGATCGCGATCGCGGTGGCGACAGGAATGATCGTCGGCGGCGGGTGGTTCTTCACCCTCGGGTTTTGCGCGATCGTGGTGTTGGGCGAAATCGAATTTTTTCGGTTAGCCCGCGCCAAGGGCATTAACCCGGCCGCAAAGACGACCTTAGCGCTGTCAATTGGCATGTTGCTGGTAACGACAATTTTCCCTCCGTTAGCGGACGCGATGTTTCCGCTAGCGGGGACGGGAATTTGTTTTTACTTGCTGTTCCAGCCCAAACCCGCCACGATTGCGGATATCTCCACATCGCTGCTCGGTCTGTTCTACGGTGGCTATTTGCCGTGTTACTGGGTCCGTTTGCGCGTTGGTCTTGACGGCGGGTATGGAGCCGGTTACATGGCGCGCGAGATGGGCGAACTGAGCGGCGGTCTGCCTGCAGATTGGTCGGATTTGGGAACGTTTTCGGCTGGCTTGACAGTAACGTTACTGGCGTTCAGCTGCATTTGGGCGGCGGATATCGGAGCTTACGCCATGGGGAAGCTGTTCGGCCGCACCAAGCTCTCAATTGTCAGTCCGAAGAAGACGGTTGAAGGGGCGGTGTTTGGGATTCTCGGGAGTATGACCATGGCGGTGTTCTGGGCGCGATCGCTGGACTGGCCGCTGTGGTGGCTGAGCGGTCTACTGCTGGGCACGACGATCGGCATCACGAGTTTGCTCGGCGATCTAACCGAATCCACGATCAAGCGCGATGCGGGCGTGAAGGATTCCGGGCAGCTAATCCCCGGTCACGGCGGCATCCTCGATCGCACCGACAGCTATGTCTTCACTGCACCGATTGTTTACTACTGCGTCACGCTGCTGCTACCGCTGTTAGCCTGA
- a CDS encoding class I SAM-dependent methyltransferase — protein sequence MRELYSRVLFPRLLDWVMSAEAMAVRRRQLLAAVEGNVLEIGCGTGLNFAFYPPSVRTLVATDPNPGMMARARERAAAAPIAIALETADAQELPFADGTYDCAVSTWTLCSIPSVERSLQEIRRVLKPSGRLFFVEHGLCPEPNLSVWQRRLTPIQKRIADGCHLDRAIDRLIAAEFAMEQLENSYLEDTAKFAGYLYQGVAIAPAT from the coding sequence ATGCGCGAACTGTATTCGCGCGTGTTGTTTCCGCGCTTGCTCGATTGGGTCATGTCGGCCGAGGCGATGGCGGTCCGCCGCCGTCAGTTGCTAGCTGCCGTGGAGGGCAACGTTCTGGAGATCGGCTGCGGGACGGGACTGAACTTTGCGTTCTACCCGCCCAGCGTCCGCACGCTCGTGGCCACCGACCCGAATCCGGGCATGATGGCACGGGCGCGGGAGCGCGCCGCGGCGGCACCGATCGCAATCGCCTTGGAAACTGCCGATGCCCAGGAGCTCCCTTTTGCGGATGGGACGTATGACTGCGCGGTTAGCACTTGGACTCTGTGTAGTATTCCATCCGTGGAACGCTCGCTGCAGGAAATTCGCAGAGTGCTCAAACCAAGCGGACGGTTGTTTTTTGTGGAACACGGTCTGTGTCCCGAGCCGAACCTCAGCGTTTGGCAGCGGCGGCTGACGCCAATTCAGAAGCGCATTGCTGATGGCTGCCACCTCGATCGTGCGATCGACCGCCTCATTGCAGCAGAGTTTGCCATGGAGCAGTTGGAGAATTCTTACCTCGAGGATACTGCGAAGTTCGCCGGCTACCTCTATCAGGGAGTCGCGATCGCGCCCGCTACCTAG
- a CDS encoding glycosyltransferase has protein sequence MDLLPPPTGPLAIAAEPLLPAAAAHSPLVLSVVLPTHNEADNLQAAIDQITQVLEDILPGAYELIVVDDDSPDDTWQVAQKLSDRYPQLRVVRRTGERGLSSAVVRGWQVARGDVLGVIDADLQHPPELMAKLWAEIARGVDLAVASRHIEGGGVSDWRLPRRFLSRGAQILGLIVLPGVLGCVSDPMSGYFMVRRKCLLDRELSPIGYKILIEVVARGRVAWIGEVGYVFQERQAGESKVSHRHYIDYIQHLVRLRFALWPVQRFLRFGIVGFSGVFVDMGAFYVLRDLLGLGLTRGAIASAELAIFNNFVWNDLWTFGDISARQRGWRSRLKRLVKFNLVCLAGLILNVLLVNLQFNVFDVNEYLAKLVAIAAVTLWNFWINLKLNWRVTESP, from the coding sequence ATGGATCTACTGCCACCACCGACCGGACCACTTGCGATCGCTGCCGAGCCGCTTTTACCCGCTGCCGCTGCCCACTCGCCGTTGGTGCTATCGGTCGTTCTCCCCACCCACAATGAAGCGGATAATCTCCAAGCAGCCATCGACCAAATCACTCAAGTTCTCGAGGATATTCTGCCGGGAGCATACGAATTAATCGTCGTCGACGACGACAGCCCAGACGATACTTGGCAAGTGGCGCAGAAGCTGAGCGATCGCTACCCGCAACTGCGGGTCGTGCGCCGAACGGGCGAACGGGGGTTGTCGTCGGCCGTGGTCCGCGGCTGGCAAGTTGCGCGCGGCGACGTGTTGGGCGTCATCGATGCCGACCTGCAACACCCACCGGAGCTGATGGCGAAGCTATGGGCTGAAATCGCACGAGGCGTAGATCTAGCAGTTGCCAGCCGCCATATTGAAGGCGGTGGTGTTAGCGACTGGAGACTTCCGCGACGCTTCCTGTCGCGGGGAGCGCAAATATTGGGGTTGATCGTCCTGCCGGGGGTGCTCGGGTGCGTGTCAGATCCGATGAGCGGCTACTTCATGGTCCGCCGCAAGTGCCTGCTCGATCGCGAACTCAGTCCGATCGGCTACAAAATCCTGATTGAAGTGGTGGCGCGCGGTCGCGTGGCTTGGATCGGCGAGGTCGGTTACGTTTTCCAAGAACGCCAGGCTGGCGAGAGCAAGGTGTCGCACCGTCACTACATCGACTACATCCAGCATTTGGTGCGCCTGCGCTTCGCGCTCTGGCCGGTGCAGCGCTTTTTGCGCTTCGGCATCGTCGGCTTCAGTGGCGTCTTCGTCGATATGGGAGCGTTCTACGTGCTGCGCGATCTCCTCGGACTGGGATTAACTCGAGGCGCGATCGCCTCTGCCGAACTCGCCATCTTCAACAACTTCGTTTGGAACGATCTTTGGACTTTCGGCGATATTTCAGCACGGCAGCGCGGTTGGCGATCGCGGCTGAAACGCTTGGTGAAATTCAATCTCGTTTGCCTGGCCGGATTGATCTTGAACGTACTGTTGGTCAATCTGCAATTTAATGTGTTCGACGTTAACGAGTATTTGGCTAAGCTCGTGGCGATCGCGGCCGTGACGCTCTGGAATTTCTGGATCAACCTCAAGCTCAACTGGCGCGTCACCGAATCACCGTAA
- a CDS encoding sensor histidine kinase has protein sequence MQAGWLPTVIEAIAQTDSDAVAGMPADASELAAARRAYREWTAAVVALGQLIAESATSGVVLSGPSPLLATEVLGPTWHAAAFVPADMQRRQLPGATTVPAGHRAIALPLAPGDPLGAECFGLVICDRFCLTLALGLTATGAIAFQFSFAPEAARVAWANLQPRVAAACPERAAALSAAWAAQPQPQPDYRLVTQFARRILQALPSDDAVPERPTMPATSRELELLQAFTHEVRTPLATIRILARSALKRAELDAGIAKRLQAIDRECTAQIERMELIFQVMELDSKSHRDRSRPAKVRLAPVALERVLQQSIPHWQQQARRRNVALSVALPETLPAVVSDPALLDRILTGLMDCFTSGIPIGAQVQVRVTTAGDRLKLQVRAKGGCMLARTGEAQPSPKLLGRVLLLRPETGGLSLNLDATKHLFQIIGGKLTVRHHPDAGEVLTIFLPLNEVASAASPPALARETEVAASETVSTSDFTR, from the coding sequence GTGCAAGCGGGGTGGCTACCAACCGTCATTGAAGCGATCGCGCAGACAGATAGCGATGCAGTTGCAGGTATGCCAGCAGATGCATCCGAGCTGGCAGCAGCTCGCCGCGCGTACCGCGAATGGACGGCAGCCGTGGTTGCTCTCGGGCAGCTGATCGCAGAGTCGGCAACATCGGGAGTCGTGTTGTCGGGGCCGTCTCCGTTACTAGCTACAGAAGTGCTCGGACCGACCTGGCACGCGGCGGCTTTCGTACCAGCCGACATGCAGCGCCGACAGCTGCCGGGAGCCACAACTGTTCCAGCCGGGCACCGGGCGATCGCGCTACCACTAGCACCGGGCGATCCGCTGGGAGCCGAGTGCTTCGGGCTCGTTATCTGCGATCGCTTCTGTCTGACCCTCGCTCTGGGACTGACGGCAACGGGCGCGATCGCGTTTCAATTTTCGTTTGCACCGGAAGCTGCACGGGTCGCATGGGCCAACTTGCAGCCGCGCGTCGCGGCTGCTTGTCCGGAACGAGCGGCCGCACTGTCAGCAGCTTGGGCGGCACAGCCGCAACCGCAACCGGATTACCGCCTCGTGACGCAGTTCGCACGCCGGATTTTGCAAGCACTGCCCTCTGATGATGCGGTACCTGAGCGACCGACAATGCCCGCAACATCGCGCGAGCTGGAACTGCTCCAAGCATTCACTCACGAAGTGCGAACGCCGCTGGCAACCATTCGGATCTTGGCGCGCTCCGCACTCAAGCGAGCGGAACTCGACGCAGGCATAGCCAAGCGACTGCAGGCGATCGACCGCGAATGTACCGCGCAGATCGAGCGCATGGAGTTGATTTTCCAGGTAATGGAGCTAGACAGCAAGTCGCACCGCGATCGGTCGCGGCCGGCGAAGGTCCGCTTGGCACCTGTTGCCTTGGAGCGTGTCTTACAGCAGAGCATTCCCCACTGGCAGCAGCAAGCACGGCGGCGCAACGTCGCGCTTAGCGTAGCGTTGCCTGAGACGCTCCCGGCAGTCGTCAGCGACCCGGCTTTGCTCGATCGCATTCTGACCGGGTTGATGGACTGCTTCACCTCGGGTATTCCAATTGGCGCGCAGGTCCAGGTGCGCGTGACAACTGCCGGCGATCGCCTCAAGCTCCAGGTCCGCGCCAAAGGAGGCTGCATGCTCGCGCGCACAGGCGAGGCTCAGCCGTCACCTAAACTTTTGGGACGCGTGCTGCTGCTGCGTCCGGAGACGGGCGGGTTGAGCCTCAACTTGGATGCAACCAAGCACTTGTTCCAGATAATCGGGGGCAAGCTAACAGTTCGCCACCATCCAGACGCCGGTGAGGTCTTGACGATCTTCCTACCTTTGAACGAAGTCGCCAGTGCAGCCTCACCGCCAGCTCTCGCAAGGGAAACTGAGGTAGCTGCGTCCGAGACTGTCTCGACTTCTGACTTTACCCGCTAA